A genomic region of Papaver somniferum cultivar HN1 chromosome 7, ASM357369v1, whole genome shotgun sequence contains the following coding sequences:
- the LOC113297599 gene encoding uncharacterized protein LOC113297599: MVAERKLKKNMKFFQGKTKEGTEMIEESNGLGSNYTCDSEIMTDAFGLEAEIAISYGFEPGSLVWAKVKSHPWWPGYILSEAFASPSVRKTKRKGHILVVFFGDASYGWFDPAKLIPFEPYYSDKSQQMQMKAFTKAVEEAVDEIRRRAALGLACCCRFPHNFEPTKNQGYYNVELHDYEEEIYSLSDIKKARDDFQPGEVLSFIQHVAVNPQGNEEKSIDWIKNITTALALRSSTYLEVDETYVQALKQFKASPESDADRELDQEAALPSQAPLSGPFGVDGELKEKNALGRRSSRTKRRRITTDSNSQ, translated from the exons ATGGTGGCAGAGAGGAAACTGAAGAAAAACATGAAGTTTTTCCAGGGGAAAACGAAGGAAGGCACAGAAATGATAGAGGAGTCAAATGGTTTGGGTTCCAATTATACTTGTGATTCTGAAATAATGACGGACGCGTTTGGATTAGAAGCAGAAATTGCGATTAGTTACGGATTTGAACCAGGATCTTTGGTTTGGGCGAAAGTAAAATCTCACCCATGGTGGCCAGGCTACATTTTAAGTGAAGCTTTTGCTTCACCATCTGTacgaaaaaccaaaagaaaaggtCACATATTAGTTGTTTTTTTCGGTGATGCTAGTTATGGATGGTTTGATCCAGCTAAACTTATTCCATTTGAGCCTTATTATTCTGATAAATCACAACAAATGCAAATGAAGGCTTTCACTAAAGCTGTTGAAGAAGCAGTTGACGAGATTCGCCGAAGAGCCGCTCTTGGGTTGGCTTGCTGCTGTAGATTCCCTCATAATTTTGAACCAACGAAAAATCAAGGGTATTACAATGTTGAGCTGCATGATTATGAGGAGGAGATATATTCTCTTAGTGATATTAAGAAGGCAAGAGATGATTTTCAGCCTGGTGAAGTACTTTCTTTTATCCAACATGTGGCTGTGAATCCTCAGGGTAACGAAGAAAAGAGTATTGATTGGATTAAGAATATTACTACAGCCCTTGCCTTACGGAGTTCAACTTATTTGGAAGTTGATGAGACATATGTTCAGGCACTTAAACAATTCAAGGCATCCCCTGAGAGTGATGCAGATCGAGAGTTGGATCAGGAAGCTGCACTGCCTTCTCAAG CTCCTTTAAGTGGTCCTTTCGGGGTTGATGGGGAATTGAAGGAAAAGAATGCTTTAGGAAGACGAAGTTCAAGGACCAAGCGAAGAAGAATAACTACCGACTCAAATAGTCAGTAA
- the LOC113297598 gene encoding beta-glucosidase 44-like, protein MMVRRRRSLSSPCWVLHTFLLLILLIVTHVSSEESTVFPENIRFDTGGLSRESFPKDFVFGTATSAYQVEGMAKKDGRGPSIWDVYVRIPGNIANNATADVTVDQYHRYKEDVDVMKNLNFDAYRFSISWSRIFPYGTGKVNWRGVAYYNRLIDYMLKQGITPYANLYHYDLPYALEKKYKGLLNHDVVKDYADFADFCFKTFGDRVKNWITFNEPRVVAALGYDNGFFAPGRCSKPFGNCAEGDSSTEPYIVAHHLILSHAAAVQRYRQKYQAKQKGRIGILLDFVWYEPLTDSKADHRAAHRARDFHLGWFLHPIVYGEYPKSMQRIVGERLPKFTKSEVKMVKGSMDFLGVNQYTTYYMYDQHVNKNQVRGYQLEWHTGFAYERNGVPIGPRAHSNWLYEVPWGMYKALTYVKEHYGNPNVILSENGMDDPGNVTLPKALHDTRRMNFYKTYLIQLKKAIDHGANVTGYFAWSLLDNFEWKIGYTSRFGIVYVDYNNLKRYPKMSAYWFKTLLRRKKH, encoded by the coding sequence ATGAtggtgaggaggaggaggagtttATCATCTCCATGCTGGGTACTACATACATTTCTCTTACTGATTCTGTTGATTGTCACCCATGTATCATCAGAAGAATCCACTGTGTTTCCGGAGAACATCCGATTCGACACAGGAGGGTTAAGCAGGGAAAGTTTTCCAAAGGATTTTGTATTTGGAACTGCAACATCAGCTTATCAAGTTGAAGGAATGGCAAAGAAAGATGGTAGAGGACCCAGTATCTGGGATGTCTATGTTAGAATTCCTGGTAACATTGCAAACAATGCTACAGCAGATGTCACTGTGGATCAGTACCATCGCTACAAAGAAGATGTAGATGTCATGAAAAATCTCAACTTCGACGCTTACCGTTTCTCTATCTCATGGTCTAGGATCTTTCCATATGGAACTGGGAAGGTGAATTGGAGGGGTGTTGCTTATTACAACAGGTTGATCGACTACATGCTCAAGCAAGGCATTACTCCATACGCAAATCTCTATCACTACGATCTTCCTTATGCACTTGAAAAGAAGTACAAAGGGTTACTAAACCATGATGTTGTGAAAGATTATGCAGATTTTGCTGATTTTTGTTTCAAGACGTTCGGTGATAGAGTCAAAAACTGGATCACATTCAATGAACCTAGAGTAGTTGCTGCCTTGGGGTACGATAATGGATTCTTTGCTCCTGGGAGGTGTTCTAAACCGTTCGGAAACTGCGCAGAAGGGGATTCCTCGACTGAACCGTACATTGTCGCCCATCATCTCATATTGTCTCATGCGGCTGCAGTTCAGAGGTACCGTCAAAAGTATCAGGCAAAACAAAAAGGAAGGATAGGGATTCTGTTGGATTTTGTGTGGTACGAACCTCTTACAGATTCAAAAGCCGATCACCGAGCTGCTCATAGAGCAAGAGACTTTCATCTTGGGTGGTTTCTTCACCCAATCGTATACGGAGAGTATCCAAAGTCAATGCAAAGGATTGTGGGAGAGAGACTCCCCAAGTTCACCAAGTCGGAAGTTAAAATGGTGAAAGGCTCGATGGATTTCTTAGGAGTTAATCAATACACTACTTACTACATGTATGATCAACACGTAAACAAGAACCAGGTCAGAGGCTATCAGTTGGAATGGCATACTGGATTTGCTTATGAACGTAACGGAGTACCAATCGGACCACGTGCACATTCCAATTGGCTTTACGAAGTACCCTGGGGTATGTACAAAGCTCTGACCTATGTTAAGGAGCACTATGGAAATCCTAACGTAATTCTTTCGGAGAATGGCATGGACGATCCCGGTAATGTTACACTTCCCAAGGCATTGCATGACACTAGAAGAATGAATTTTTACAAGACTTATTTGATTCAACTCAAGAAAGCAATCGACCATGGAGCCAACGTCACTGGATACTTTGCCTGGTCTCTGCTTGACAACTTCGAATGGAAAATAGGTTACACGTCAAGGTTCGGTATTGTGTATGTcgactacaacaacttgaaaaggTACCCAAAAATGTCAGCTTATTGGTTCAAAACACTGCTCCGCCGAAAGAAGCATTAA